One Bos taurus isolate L1 Dominette 01449 registration number 42190680 breed Hereford chromosome 16, ARS-UCD2.0, whole genome shotgun sequence DNA window includes the following coding sequences:
- the KIAA0040 gene encoding uncharacterized protein KIAA0040 homolog has protein sequence MEKISMFFSAVWDVISTKHQEGLFNSICLGILLGLPLLVIITFLFICCHCCWNRPGDNGRQPEQNKGKKKKKKKKQAEEDLWISAQPKLLQMEKRPSLPV, from the coding sequence ATGGAGAAGATCAGCATGTTCTTCAGTGCCGTCTGGGATGTCATCTCCACCAAACACCAGGAGGGCCTCTTCAACAGCATCTGTCTAGGCATCCTCCTGGGGCTGCCCCTCCTGGTGATCATCACCTTCCTCTTCatctgctgccactgctgctggaACCGGCCGGGTGACAATGGCCGACAGCCGGAGCAAAACaaggggaagaagaagaagaaaaagaagaagcaggCTGAAGAAGACCTCTGGATCTCTGCCCAGCCCAAGCTTCTCCAGATGGAAAAGAGGCCATCCCTGCCTGTCTAG